The Solirubrobacterales bacterium genome includes the window ACCATGAAGAGCTGCTTGTGCGCCGCAAGGACATCGAGGACAATCCGATCCCGAGCGGCAATTCTGCTGTCGCGCTCGTGCTGCTCCGCCTCGAAGCGTTCACGGGCGAGCAGCACTACCGCGACTCGGCGACGCGCTGCCTGAAGACCGTTCAACGGATCGCCGCGCGGCTCCCGCTCGGGTTCGGCCACGCGCTCCAGGCAGTCGACTTTCACATCGGCCCGGTTCGGGAGATCGCGCTGGTCGGCCCGGAGGATTCGCGCGCGCGACTCCACGCTGCAGTCCTCGAGGCGTATCGACCGCGCACGGTCGTCGCATCGCGTCTGGACGCAGCCGATTCCGTGGTCGAGTTGTTGCGAGGACGCGGCCCGATTGACGGGCTTGCGGCCGCGTACGTGTGCGAAAACTTTGCCTGCGAACTCCCGGTGACCGATCCCGCGGCGTTGCAAAACCTGCTCTGAGCCTGAAGTCAAGTCCTTTCGGCGAAATGTTTTCTTTGCCCCTTACACCATTTCGAGTTGCGCCACTGGTACAAATGTCCAGACCATGAGCGAGCTACGTCGTGCACCACTTTCGAATCGCCGTGCTCCCGATCAGTGGATCGAGACGAGTACCCCGTCGGGCGACCGGATCTTTGTCGCCTTCAGCGCGAACGGAATTTCCTTCGTCGCGCCGGCAACCGACTCCGCTGACTTCGTCATGCGTTACTTCGAGCGCACCGGCCGCATGGCCACCGCGGCAAGTGCCGAGGATCATCAGGGCCTGATCCGAACGATTCGTGGCGGCCGCACGGTCTCGCACCAGTGCGACCTCGAGGACCTCTCGCCTTTCACGCGTCGCGTGCTCGAAGCGACCTGCGAGATCCCGCTCGGCGAAACGCGCAGTTATGACTGGATCGCCAACAGCATTGGAATGCCCGACGCTGCGCGCGCAGTCGAGAACGCCCTCGCTTCCAACCCCGTGCCGATGGCGATTCCATGCCACCGCGTACTCGGTCGGAATGGCGAGCTCGGCGAATACGCACTTGGACGGGCGACCAAACGCGCACTGCTTGCGGCCGAAGGCCTCGAGATTCCCGTCGCCGCGTAGTTACTGGTGCTGTACTTCTAGCGATATCTGGAGCTTCCGCCGATCCGGGTCCAATCCGGGAGCGGTGTTTCAGCTGGCGCGGCCGGGGCTGAGGCGCCGTTGCTCGGTGTCGCCGACGGCAGGATCTGCTGCTCGCCCGGGAGCGAGATCTGCTGTCGCTGAGCAACCGCAGTGCCCTCCCGCGTCGCGTCGAACCTCGCGGGCCACCACAGCTTCTCGCCGAGCATGAAGCCCAGCGCCGGCACAAGAAGCGTGCGCACGATCAACGCATCAAAGAGCACACCGATCGCGATCGCAAATCCGATCTCTGTGAGCACGGTCATCGGCATCGCCGCCATCACGAAGAAGGTCCCCGCGAGCACGATTCCCGCCGACGTGATCACGCCTCCGGTGACGATCAGCCCGCGCCGCATCGCTTCACGCGCACCATACTTTGCCGCCTCCTCGCGGACGCGCGCCATCAAGAAAATGTTGTAGTCGACGCCCAACGCGACGAGGAAAATGAAGACGAATATCGGGACGTACTCGTCCACTCCCGAGTAGCCGAAGATGTTGTCGAAGGCCCAGAAGCTTGCACCCATCACGGCAAGGAACGACGCGACCACGGTGATCATCAGCAATAGCGGGGCAATCAGCGAACGCAGCAGTATCAAGAGGATCAAGAAGACGACCAGAAGCACCAGCGGCATGATCAGCTTGTTGTCCTTCGCAGCGAAGTTTCTGCTGTCCGACTCGATCGCTGTTGCACCTGAGACCAGCGCTGTCCCTCGCGAGACCTGCGCTATCTGAGTTCGCACGCGCGCGACGGCATCGATCGCTGCGTCGCTGTATGGGCTGTATTTCAATGTGGCTTCGATTCGCGTGGCGCCCTCGCCCGGTTGGATGATTCCGACCGTGGCAACATCACCGGAGCGTTTGAGCGTGCGCGTCACGCGCCCGACCTGACGCGGGTCCGAGACGAGCACCGTCATCGGGCCTGTCGCACCTGGCGGCAGTGCCTGCTCGAGCACGCGCATGCCCTCGACGGAGTCAACGGAGTTGCGGAAGCTGTTGGTGATGTCGAGGCCGCCCGGACGGTTGAGCAGGCCGAGGGCCATCACGCCCATCAGCGCGAAAACCACGAGCGTGACCATCCCCGGCTTGCGGGCGATCACGGCTGCGAGGCGCGACCAGAAGTTGACCGGCAGCGCTGCGGAAGAAGTTCCCGACCGCGGGATGAACGGCCAGAAAACGGGTCGGCCGCCGATCAGCAGAAGCGCCGGCAAGAGCGTGAGCATCGCCAACATCGCGATCGCGATGCCCATTGCACCGATCGGCCCTGCTCCGGCCGTCGCGTTGACGTCGGCGAGCATCAGGCAGAGCAGCGCCGCGATCACGGTCGCCGCAGAGGCGAGGATCGTCGGACCACAACGCGTCAGCGCCACTGCCATCGCCTCGTGCGCGTTCTCGCGGTGGCGTAGCTCATCGCGATATCGCGCGATGATCAGCAACGCATAGTCCGTGCCAACGCCGAAGACAAGCACCGTCATCAGAGCTGCCGACTGAGAGGTGATCGTTGCACCGCGTTCGGCGAGTTCAGTGCCGAGGCCGCGCGAGGTGACCTCGGCGATGCCGACGGCCGTGAGTGGCAGTAGCCAGAGGAATGGGCCGCGGTAGATCAGAAGCAACAGGAACGAGATCAGCAGCACGGTTCCAAGCAGCAGATTGCCGTCGATCGTGTCGAAGATCTCGGCCTGGTCATTGAAGAAGCCGGCCTGTCCCGTCAGGTTCACCGTCATGTCGGGTGGAGCCTTGGCTGCGAGGGCTTCGAGCTGCGCATTGGCGGCGAACAGCACCTCCTTTGAGCCTTTGGCGCGCATCTGGAAATAGATTGCTGCGGTCTTGCGGTCCTTCAGAAAGAGCGGTGCTGGCTTGCCGAACTGACCCTCGACGGGCTGTTTGGTCAGCGCCGCCGTCGCGGCCAGCACCGCGGCCTTGTCCTGCTTCGTCATCCCGTCGGAGTTCTGGTAGACGAGCAGGCCCGTCAACAGCTCATCCCCGAAGGCTTTTTCTTCAATATGGATCGCCTTCAGCGACTCCGCCGATTGCGGCAGATAGTTGGCGTCTTTGTTGTTCTGCGCGTCGTTGAACCCGAGCGCGGAGCTACCGAAGAGTAATAAAATTGCTGTCCAGCCAGCCAGAAATAACCATTTCGTCCTTCGGCCAGCAGGTAAGCGGAATACATTCATTCGGAGTTACAGAAGATTAGGGAGAGCATCGGCAATACCTACCTAGAACGGAGGACTGCCGCAAAAGTTGCACGTTCGATCTACAAGATCGGCAGATAACGTTCAAGCTCCCACTGCGTGACCTGCGTGCGGTAGCTCTCCCACTCGTTGCGCTTGATTTCGATGAAGCGCTTGAACATGTGCTCGCCAAGCGTGCGCAGCACGAGTTCAGAGGCCGAGGCGATCTCGACGGCTTCTCCCAAGGTCTCCGGCAGGTGTTCGACGCCCAGGCGACGGCCCTCCTCGGAGTTCAGGTGGTAGAGGTTCTTCTCCATTGGTTCGGGCAGTTCGTAGCCCTTTTCGATTCCTTCGAGTCCAGCCTGAAGCAGTGCGGCAAAGGTCAGATACGGGTTGCACGCCGGGTCCGGGCAGCGCAGTTCGGCGCGCATCGCCTGTCCGTCGGCGTTTGAGCCGGTCGAGCGGTACGGAGGGACGCGCACCAGCGCAGAGCGGTTGCGGCGCGACCAGGCGAGGTACACTGGCGCCTCAAATCCCGGCACGAGGCGCTTGTACGAGTTGACCGACTGGGCAAAGATTGCGCAAATCTCGCGGGCGTGTGTGAGCTGGCCGGCGATGAAGGCCTTGCCGGTCTCTGAGAGCTTGTAGCGGTCGTTCTCGTCGTAGAAGGCGTTCTTGCCGTCCCTGAAGAGCGACTGGTGGGTGTGCATGCCTGAGCCGTTCTCATCAAAGAGCGGCTTGGGCATGAAGCTCGCGTGGTAGCCGTACTGCTGGGCGTACTCCTTGACGACGATGCGGTAGGTCATGCAGTCGTCGGCCATCTTCATTGCGTCGGCGTAGCGCATGTCGATCTCGTGCTGCGAAGGGCCAGCCTCGTGGTGGGTGTACTCGACGTGAATACCCATCTTCTCGAGGGCGAGCACGGTGTCGCGGCGAATGTCTGAGCCGGCGTCGAGCGTGGTCAGGTCGAAGTAGCCGCCGGTGTCTAGCGGAACCGGGCCGGCGCCGGGCACGACCTCGCTGTCCTTGAAGTAGTAGTACTCGAGCTCCGGGGCGACGTTGAAGACATCGAAGCCCATGTTCTGAGCGCGCTGAACGGCGCGACGAAGTGCGTGGCGCGGGTCGCCCTCGTACGGCTGAAGGTCCGGGGTGACGATGTCGCAGAACATTCGAGCTACGCCCTGCTCTTCTGGACGCCATGGAAGGATCGAGAAGGTCGATGGGTCCGGCATCGCGACCATGTCGGACTCTTCTATTGCGTTGAAGCCGGTGATCGAGGAGCCGTCAAAGCTCGCGCCACCATCGAAGGCGTCGCGCAGCTCGGCGCTGTTGATCGAGAAACTCTTGAGCTGACCGAGGATGTCGGTGAACCAAAGTCGCACGAAGCGAATGTCGTGCTTCTCGACCTCGCCGAGAACATTTACGGGCGTTTTTGTATCCGGCACGGGCCTCTCCTGGAATCAGCGGCGCGACGGATCGATCGCACCGGGGCGAATCCTAGTGGGCTGAGCGCGCGGACGCTCGACCGTGTTGGACAGCTTGCTCAGGTACCGGTGGCGATCGCTACGAGAATCATGAAGACACCCATGAACAGCGCCCACTGGGCGGCGCGGTCGGGGCGACGGTCGTAGCGGTCGATCTGCACCGCGAGGCTGCGCTGAGCATTTCGTCTTTGGACACCGCTGCGGCGCGGCGGAGTGGCTTGGCCAGAGATCTTGACGGTGCGGACGCCATCGGCGTCGATGCGGGACTTCTCTTCTACTGGGGCGCGGCGAGCGCGCTCGGGGCGAGGTGCGTGGGATTCTGCGCGACGAGCGCGCGCGGCGGCGCGGTCGTAGCTCGCGTGAGCGCGCGGCTGTAAAGACGTGCGAACACCACCCCTCTGATCAGAAGGGCGACCGTACGTCTCTAGATCGTGCTCATCACCGATGACCGGCTCGCGAAACGAACTCACTTCAGTGCTTCCTCTTTCATAGTGCTTACGGGGTTAGCTGACGGACTCGCGAGAAAGAGTCTCGCTACGCGCCGGACGTGAGTCCTTTGCGATTCGCCCCTGCCATTTATGCCGAATGGCATCAATGACACTGGGTCCCCCGCGTCTTGAACGATTCTGCAGGCCTAAGTGCAAAATCAGACTTCAGCGGATACTGGAGCAGGATGCTAACAAGGCTGCCCGACGACTGTCCACCAAAAAACCTGCAAATCCCCGCAAAATGGCGAAAATTAGCTCGAACGAACGGCCTTATTGGTAAACCTGGACCCGGTTGCTAGCTTTGCGCGCCGATGGTTCTCGTCTTCGGCGCCACAGGATTTTCCGGATCTCTTGTCGTCCAGCGACTGGTCGAACGAGGGATTCCCGTGCGCATCGCGGCGCGCTCGCAGGAGAAGCTCGAGTTGCTTTCGGATCGTTTCGGAGGATTGGAAACAGCGCTCGCGGACGTTGCACATCCCGGCACCGTGGCCCGCGCTGCCGCGGGCACGGAGCTGATGATCACAACCGTCGGGCCGTACACGAGTTCCGGCCATGTTGCGGCCGAGGCGGCGCTCGGCGCTGGCGTACCGTACATCGACATCTCCGGCGAGCCCGGCTGGCTGCGTCGCGTATTCATTGAGTTCGGCCCGCGCGCGGCGAGCCTAGGACTCGCAATGCTCCCCGCCTTCGGTTACGACTACGTGCCCGGCAACCTCGCTGGTGCGATCGCGCTCGAGCGGGGCGGAGAGGCCGCTGTGCGCGTTGACATCGGATACTTCCTCCGCGGAAAGAGCAGGCGCACGACTGAATCCTTCAGTCAGGGGACGCTCGACTCGTTGAAGGCATCCTCCAAGGAGGTTCCGTACGAGTTTCGCGATGGCGCCCTCGCTGATGTCACGGGCGCCAAGCGCATCCTCGAATTTGAGTTCGACGGCGAGCAGGTCACGGCGGTCGCGATCGGAGGCACCGAGCACTTTGCTCTCCCCCGCCTCGCCCCGTGGCTGACCGACGTGAACGTCGGACTCGGGTGGTTCACCCCCAGCGGCGAAAACGAATCCTTGACGGAGATCGTGCCGGCCGATGGCCCGACCGAGGAAAGTCGCGCCAAGGCCCGCACCAACGTGATCGCGATCGCACGTGACGCGGCGGGCACCGAGCTGGCCGAGGTCCGCGTCGATGGTCCCAATCCGTACGACCTCAGCGGCGTGCTGACGGCGTGGGCTGCCGAGCGGATGCTCGCGGGCGCAGTGACAGGCACGGGAGCGCTGGGGCCGGTCGATGCGTTCGGGCTGGAGCAGCTTCGAGCTGGCTGCGAAGAAGTTGGCCTTACGGCCGGCTGAGAAGTACTACTTGCCGGCGACTGCTGCGACGTATGCAGACACGAGTTTGCTGTCCTCGCCAGAGAGCAGGCCAGCCGGCATCTGCTTGCCGGTGACTCCGCCGGTCTTGATCGCGCCTTCGACGCGGGCGGCAGTTGCCTTCGGGTCCGCGCCGGGCGTGCCGAGCGCGACGTCGAGGTCCGGGCCGTAGACGCCACGGGCGTTGGCCGCACTGAGGGAGTGGCAGCTGGCGCAGGTCTGGCGGAAAATGACTGCGCCTTCGCGCTCGGTCTTCGTTGAGTTCAGCGTGTAGGTACCGACATCACTGGGGACTCGGTTGCTGGTCTTGCTCAGCACGACTGCCGGAAGACCGACGACGAGAAAGATGGCTCCGAGCGCGATGGCAATCTTTGCGCCGCCGTCCATGCTCCCCTTGTAGGAGGGCTTGGCGTCTTTGTCGCGCGTGATGTACATCGCGACAATCAAGACGGCGAGGGCAGCGACTACCCACACGAGGACGAAAAGCAAGGCGTTCATCGGCGCGCATCATATACGGCTCAAAGACGGTCTTTTGTGCCGATCGAAGCTTGCGCGAATGCAAATGCCCATAAGAAAGACCCGCACGAGGCGGGCCTTTCCCTTAGCAAGCCGATAAGCCGGATTCTGTCGTTGAACGGCCATCTATCTCTGCCCTACTCAGGCTTGCGCCCTGTAAGGCGGGGGCTTCACCGAAGCCGCGGACTACTCGGGCCTGAGCCCTTCGCACTCCTATGTCTTGGATCTACCTCCTGCGAGCTACCTGGATCTCCGCGAGCAGCCTCAACGATCCTGTTTGCTCTTGCACCTGATGGGGTTTACCTAGCCGCTACGTCACCGCAACGCTGGTGCGCTCTTACCGCACCGTTTCACCCTTACCGTTCGCGCTTCCGTGAGCCGAAGCCCCTCTCCGCACGACTTAGGCGGTTATTTTCTGTGGCACTTTCCGTCGGCTTTCGCCGCGTCGGGATCTGACCCCCGACCATCACTGCTCTCTGGTGTCCGGACTTTCCTCGACGACTTCCGTTTCCGGATGTCCCCGCGGCCGTCTGGCTTGCAGAAACTGACAAGGTCATTCTAGAGCTTCCGCAAGATCCCGTGTGCGGAATGCAAGCCGTATTTTGTTCCAAAGAGCGGGATATTCAACGAACGATCCAGAGATCAGCGACCGACGTCGGGAATTTCTCCGCGAATCCAACTGCGGTATCCCGAGTCGAGCTCAAGCTTCCAGATCGGCGCCTCGGCCTTGACGCGGTCGATCGCCTCGCGGGCCGCTGCAAATGCCGCAGGTCGATTGCGCGAGGAGACGGCCACAATCACGCTCGGCTCGTTCAGCGGGACTGCCCCGATGCGATGTTCGATCGCCACCGCTTCGAGCTTGTAGGTCTCAAGCAGCTGCGCGACGATTCGTTCGATTCGCGCCTGTGCCATCTCTTCATAGGCCTCGTACTGGAGCATCTCGACGTCGCGCGTCGTTCCGGTGAAGGTGACGATTGCGCCTGTGCCATCGGTCATGACCATGTCGTGGAGCTTCTGCAGGTCCAGCCGCTCGGATGTGACTCGAACATAGGCCGGCGCTCCTCCGGAGATCGGCGGGATCAGCGCGAGCTCGTCGCCGGGCTCGACGATCAGGCTCGGGTTGGCGTACTCCCTGTTGACTGCCAGGCGGACCGAATCATTCAATCCGTAGGCCTCATCAAGGCCAGCGGCCTTCAGCGTCTTGGCGATCACTGACGAGGCACGCACGCCGCGCGGCAGGTCAAGCGTGATCACCCGCGTGTCGGCGAGCTCAGCGACCCATGCGAACAGCTTGACGTCTGCGCTGAAACGCTCGACGGGCTTGCGCGCGGCCGGCTCCTCCGGGGTGGCGGAGCCGGTTCCGCGACGATGCAGGGCACGCTGGCGGTTAGACATCAACCTTCTCGCATTCGACGAATAGTCCGTTGTGAGCGGCGCTCTCACCTGGTGGCAGTGTGGCAAGGGCGTTGCAGTCGGCGATCACGGTCACGTCATCGGACTCTGTTCGGCGCGGGGCGAAGCTACGGGCGCCGAGCAGTGTGGTGGTCCGTCCGGGAAGGGCCAGTGAGCGACCGTTGCCACGTTGCACTGCCTCGGTGAGCTCGGCTTCGAATCGAACCGGCATCGCTTGGCCGAGCATCTGGCGGATGTGGCGTCGCACGTAGAGCTGGAAGCACACCCAGCTCGACAACGGATTGCCGGGCAGGCAGAAGACCGTCACGCGGCGCGATCCGACGGGAAGCACCGCGACTGCGAAGCGGCGCCCGGGCCGAGCGGACGTGCCCGAGAGGATCAGCTCTCCCCCCAGCTCATCGATTGCCCCGGCGACGTGGTCGTGGTCGCCAACCGAGATTCCGCCTGAGGTCACTACGAAATCGGCGTCTGTTGCAGCCGCGCCGA containing:
- the glnA gene encoding type I glutamate--ammonia ligase; the encoded protein is MPDTKTPVNVLGEVEKHDIRFVRLWFTDILGQLKSFSINSAELRDAFDGGASFDGSSITGFNAIEESDMVAMPDPSTFSILPWRPEEQGVARMFCDIVTPDLQPYEGDPRHALRRAVQRAQNMGFDVFNVAPELEYYYFKDSEVVPGAGPVPLDTGGYFDLTTLDAGSDIRRDTVLALEKMGIHVEYTHHEAGPSQHEIDMRYADAMKMADDCMTYRIVVKEYAQQYGYHASFMPKPLFDENGSGMHTHQSLFRDGKNAFYDENDRYKLSETGKAFIAGQLTHAREICAIFAQSVNSYKRLVPGFEAPVYLAWSRRNRSALVRVPPYRSTGSNADGQAMRAELRCPDPACNPYLTFAALLQAGLEGIEKGYELPEPMEKNLYHLNSEEGRRLGVEHLPETLGEAVEIASASELVLRTLGEHMFKRFIEIKRNEWESYRTQVTQWELERYLPIL
- a CDS encoding NAD(P)H-binding protein, with translation MVLVFGATGFSGSLVVQRLVERGIPVRIAARSQEKLELLSDRFGGLETALADVAHPGTVARAAAGTELMITTVGPYTSSGHVAAEAALGAGVPYIDISGEPGWLRRVFIEFGPRAASLGLAMLPAFGYDYVPGNLAGAIALERGGEAAVRVDIGYFLRGKSRRTTESFSQGTLDSLKASSKEVPYEFRDGALADVTGAKRILEFEFDGEQVTAVAIGGTEHFALPRLAPWLTDVNVGLGWFTPSGENESLTEIVPADGPTEESRAKARTNVIAIARDAAGTELAEVRVDGPNPYDLSGVLTAWAAERMLAGAVTGTGALGPVDAFGLEQLRAGCEEVGLTAG
- a CDS encoding cytochrome c encodes the protein MNALLFVLVWVVAALAVLIVAMYITRDKDAKPSYKGSMDGGAKIAIALGAIFLVVGLPAVVLSKTSNRVPSDVGTYTLNSTKTEREGAVIFRQTCASCHSLSAANARGVYGPDLDVALGTPGADPKATAARVEGAIKTGGVTGKQMPAGLLSGEDSKLVSAYVAAVAGK
- a CDS encoding MGMT family protein, which produces MSELRRAPLSNRRAPDQWIETSTPSGDRIFVAFSANGISFVAPATDSADFVMRYFERTGRMATAASAEDHQGLIRTIRGGRTVSHQCDLEDLSPFTRRVLEATCEIPLGETRSYDWIANSIGMPDAARAVENALASNPVPMAIPCHRVLGRNGELGEYALGRATKRALLAAEGLEIPVAA
- a CDS encoding molybdenum cofactor biosynthesis protein MoaE, whose translation is MSNRQRALHRRGTGSATPEEPAARKPVERFSADVKLFAWVAELADTRVITLDLPRGVRASSVIAKTLKAAGLDEAYGLNDSVRLAVNREYANPSLIVEPGDELALIPPISGGAPAYVRVTSERLDLQKLHDMVMTDGTGAIVTFTGTTRDVEMLQYEAYEEMAQARIERIVAQLLETYKLEAVAIEHRIGAVPLNEPSVIVAVSSRNRPAAFAAAREAIDRVKAEAPIWKLELDSGYRSWIRGEIPDVGR
- a CDS encoding MMPL family transporter; the encoded protein is MNVFRLPAGRRTKWLFLAGWTAILLLFGSSALGFNDAQNNKDANYLPQSAESLKAIHIEEKAFGDELLTGLLVYQNSDGMTKQDKAAVLAATAALTKQPVEGQFGKPAPLFLKDRKTAAIYFQMRAKGSKEVLFAANAQLEALAAKAPPDMTVNLTGQAGFFNDQAEIFDTIDGNLLLGTVLLISFLLLLIYRGPFLWLLPLTAVGIAEVTSRGLGTELAERGATITSQSAALMTVLVFGVGTDYALLIIARYRDELRHRENAHEAMAVALTRCGPTILASAATVIAALLCLMLADVNATAGAGPIGAMGIAIAMLAMLTLLPALLLIGGRPVFWPFIPRSGTSSAALPVNFWSRLAAVIARKPGMVTLVVFALMGVMALGLLNRPGGLDITNSFRNSVDSVEGMRVLEQALPPGATGPMTVLVSDPRQVGRVTRTLKRSGDVATVGIIQPGEGATRIEATLKYSPYSDAAIDAVARVRTQIAQVSRGTALVSGATAIESDSRNFAAKDNKLIMPLVLLVVFLILLILLRSLIAPLLLMITVVASFLAVMGASFWAFDNIFGYSGVDEYVPIFVFIFLVALGVDYNIFLMARVREEAAKYGAREAMRRGLIVTGGVITSAGIVLAGTFFVMAAMPMTVLTEIGFAIAIGVLFDALIVRTLLVPALGFMLGEKLWWPARFDATREGTAVAQRQQISLPGEQQILPSATPSNGASAPAAPAETPLPDWTRIGGSSRYR